Sequence from the Vigna radiata var. radiata cultivar VC1973A unplaced genomic scaffold, Vradiata_ver6 scaffold_48, whole genome shotgun sequence genome:
ttttaattaatttgaatattctgagctaattatttgcattattattttcagggaaaattttggagatacaatttggagcattgggagggagacaaaataaattcaagactctcatattggacattttaaattttagttgtcttgtaatttaattatttaaactttttagacaaacttttacacattgggccattgttggcaaaaatatgagggcccaaaattgtaggacacttggcaccttagggttcccttttattttagggtggaccccacccttacATAGGACTCACGGCCTCTTAGGAATGTAGCAACCGTCACacaaaattttttttcatatctgGCTGGAACGTTCTTTCTCCATGGAGCTTGTAATGGCATTgttggattttggatgaattgagAAGCACGGTGTTCAagttcttttctttgctttgctgTTCACGTTGGAATTATTTTTGGTTAAtgcatccttttctttttttttttattgaaagtttACTTAATGCTGGAACGGTGCTATGCTAGAAGCCACCACCTTTGCTTTCTTTTGGAACGTTGTCTAAGGGTTCTTGAATGCATTGACATTTNTTTTTCCATTTAACTTATTGGTTTCAGCGCCGGAATGAGGAAAAAGGTTTGCTTTCTTTAGATTTTCATTGTTGAAGATTGTTGAagattttcattgttttggCTTTTAGAAATTATATGCAGCTTATTTTCATTTGGCTGGAGAAAGTGTGCAACAAGTGACGGTGCATTAATTGCATTTGGTGAATGNTGTTACTGCTGCCACGTGAAGGAATATTTGGTTTCAATTGGAAAGAAGGTTGCAGCCATGNTGGCCCTAGTTGGGAATTAGTACAATGGTTAATTGATTTTGGAAATAGCAAAGAGTGCCACGGCTGGAGGGTATTTTTAGACCATTtggaattttcaatttcattagtaGATGCATTGGTTGTATAAATTGTTAGTaggagtttgtgttgtttatttcttgtgttttaaattaatttgcattgtaggattagttgtttttaatttctttaatttagttttNcatttaatttaatttaactgtgcttagataattgtttgctctagtgttgggtttagcattttcactctctggactcgattttaaaaaaataactgcaaccacaccagaggtccaaatgctactttttatatatcacatgaaagataattgagtctactttctaggaaaaaaaacctcatctcatttggagctctgtagaaaaagttatgggtaaaaaattgagcaaaggtcagagctgtccagttccagcgtgaattttcgtaattactgtagcagtttcgtttttattgttttaatttcattttcgtgcatggtgaaaccttttcaaccccccccccccacttcgtgttagacctaaaacttgaaccgcaaaattggtccttgagagacgacctaggagtcacttcctagcactatactgcattcttaatatacaattaaatttgtatgggccgcgacacccatcagtcaGCATAGAACAGGCTTGGAAGGAGGAAGGAAAAGGGTTGCTCTGACGGATCAGGGTGGCTATACCACAAAAGGGCTTATACAAACTAGAGACTAACTATAGTACCAAACGATGATTATTGACAAGAGCACCAACATTCGTCAACTGATTATAGATTTGTTTAAGTCGCTAACATTATGCAGAAACATTCAGAAATTTATCCACACAAGTGGAAGAGAAATCACACTCGAGAGCTACAATACTGAAATTCTAGTTGTCTTGAAAAATGGCAATTAAACGACTCCATATAGTCATAATCGTGGAGCCTTTCTTCATGACAATAGTGAAGAGATCAAAAGAGATGGTACAATAAATCCATTAAAGTACAATAGAATCAAGAGTGGTCCATTGTTTATGATTAACATCGATTGGAGTTGGACGTTCCTTCCCAAGTTGAGGGATTATTTGGTGAAAAACTTTGGTAGCCCGAGCATGAGTTTCAAAAAGTTTAGCCCACATAGCATAATGGTCCTTTTCCATGTCCAACATAAAAAgggtgttattttttatattagtgaCTGTGAGTGCTAGGTGAAATTTAGGTTTACCAAAGAAGGAAGAGTTGATGTCAACAGTGGGACGCAAGTGTATGACAAAAAGAAGAGGCAATAGTTGGGTTGGCAAATGGTGATGCACGATTTCTAGGACCAGGGGACAACATGCGAGCAGGAAAGGAAGGCACGATGGTGGAGGGAAGGCACGATGGTTATTGGGAGCGGTGACAACACAAGAGACAACCTTTGGAGTGTGAGGCAGTGCAAACACTATTGCAGATAAGTCCttttatataagataaaaaatctatttatactCGTTTTCAAATCAGTATAGAAGTAGGGGATATAGAaagtattcaatttttttatatcagttcTAGAATTGATATAAAATGTCCTCTCAATCATGTCCAACATCATGTGTCACACCTTCTAACCGATCACTCATCTCTAAATTAACTTCTTCTACTTCTACTTGAGACTCATCTACACTTGGCATTTCTATTAATTTAACGTGCCATATCCACTTTGTGTAGCTTTTTAGGAATTCATTGTTAgaaaaatgcttacaaaatctCGAACTCTATTTCTTGAAGCGTgtagatcactgtccttaaggacttatctgcagtgtgttgcgcaagtcccccaggatacaacaggaacttctcgaaatgtattcgaggatcacagaacTGGCAAGAAGCAAGAAACTCTGATAGAGTTTATACACAGGATAATTTTTAGAGgaggaaaataagaaagaagaatgagagaagacttatttgggatgtcttggaatgaagaaagggttctctatttatagagctagggaagaataaaattaataaaagaccataaaaaacaataaataatttggtcgttgcagcacttaaaaatttgactgttggaatattaccgttgagcaacgtttcttttgtaataatctaacattattacaacaatcccccacttattgcaaaagaaagttgagaaaaaaacttttatcctgggtctcataggatgtaatgcatcagagctggtatagcaagctatatgaaccagtcttagatcaagaaacttaacacacaNNNNNNNNNNNNNNNNNNNNNNNNNNNNNNNNNNNNNNNNNNNNNNNNNNNNNNNNNNNNNNNNNNNNNNNNNNNNNNNNNNNNNNNNNNNNNNNNNNNNNNNNNNNNNNNNNNNNNNNNNNNNNNNNNNNNNNNNNNNNNNNNNNNNNNNNNNNNNNNNNNNNNNNNNNNNNNNNNNNNNNNNNNNNNNNNNNNNNNNNNNNNNNNNNNNNNNNNNNNNNNNNNNNNNNNNNNNNNNNNNNNNNNNNNNNNNNNNNNNNNNNNNNNNNNNNNNNNNNNNNNNNNNNNNNNNNNNNNNNNNNNNNNNNNNNNNNNNNNNNNNNNNNNNNNNNNNNNNNNNNNNNNNNNNNNNNNNNNNNNNNNNNNNNNNNNNNNNNNNNNNNNNNNNNNcatatgaaccttattcatgggatctccaatcataaaggttgggttaccatcacttgtttgtttgcaagtggcttaagtctcattcccctcgatgtttctaatatcatttgtctttccaggggttttgtcagaggatccgctagattccgttctgacttcacataatcaatggaaatagttccactctttagcaactgcttcaccaaattcttgtttttagctatagctattgtcGACTGGCAATCATAGTGTATTGACATCGATGGGGTTtatttcattcctagtggaatatttgctaagaagtttttcaaccactcagcctcactaCTAGCCATCTCAAGAGCGACAATCTCAGATTTCATTATTGATCTTACAATAATTGTTTAtctggctgatctccatgtaatcacACCACCCCCTAGTGTGagtacataaccactagtggattttgttgtctcatctgaatcaaagatccagttagcatcactgtacCATTCTAGGACAGTGGGAAATCCAccatattcaatggcataatccattgaacctcttaagtatctcataagcctagaaggtgcatcccaatgttcttgatttggacattgagtgtacctactcagtctacctactgcataagctATATCaagtctagaaaagctcatcagGTGTAGTaagctgatgaaggttgaaaaatagttctTTTCAtctgtcaatttggaccaaattacaccctttactactcggaatgagctcagatcaagcaaaactcaataaatgagtctggagagagtcaaaagttgtttttagcgattttatgcttattttgcattgttttgtagctaatttgagaaaagtaagaatggagttgaagatacaggtcgttgactcaagaaaagagcagaaaaatgaagttttgaagagtcgacgtaccgcccagcgacacacttaaaccgccaggcggtccaggacgaggagtagaaGGGCATTTCAtgctgagggaaaccgccgggcgctggcgattgcTGTCGGGCGGCAGCAACAGgatatgggaaaccgtcgggcggtggcgattgccgccgggcggtggcggcaggttatgggaaatcgccgggcggtggcgacaggttatgggaaaccgccgggcggcacacttaaaccgcctggcggtggcacgctggacttgggcctgtttttgatgcgctcctcacctataaatacccttattacgaattcagagtcattcttttgacaggcgagaacgaccagacctaattttgctctctggagagatCTCTTGGAtacttaggctccttttcatcttttctagggtttgctcttccattcttcttccatttttcatctagtttcaccatgtctatggtgaactaaaccctattgttgttggggaaaacaatgtaatcttatgatgctctctcttattgaaactattgaatatttatatggtctccatatgttttgattgattattgttgggttatcatctgtgcttaaggcctttatcgtttaactcattcagtatattgatgtttgtctttattgatatggggacgtacagtaatgacatgaactgatgagtaatctcttgattttgcaataccacctagggataggggtaggacgatcaattgcgataacttctgtttataatgcggtattaatactaggggaggctagggatagcaagccagtagttaatattaggcccttttcgccgagggatcgNgttaaggggaggctaagaaagtcgcataacaattgaatcaatctaatattcaagggtagtatgtaagagagagcggaatagatgaaattgttagtacccaacaacatccattcatccattgttttcgtttgtcaaattgaatcaactttatctttgcatgttaatattttttgttctcaaatccaattaattaatttttatctttcaagtcttattattttaattcacgcgaacgagaaagccatacgagtctcttgggaaaaacgatacttggtcttaccatttatattacttgtacgatttggtacacttgtcaatttgtcaacataagctcccaattatctgggcatactgaggctAAGATAAtaattctcctttatttttcactaatttAGAGTTaacatcataaggggtactcatggttttgaaatcataatacttaaacttcttaagaagtttctcaatgtattgttcttgagatagtaatatactatctcccttccttatgattctaacatCTAAAATCACATAGGTTTCACCCATGactttcatttcaaagttcgATCCTAGAAATAGTTTATTTCTAGCAACAATTTCACTCTCATTCTCTATCTGACATTATTCAATCATCATTCATTGTTATCTAAAGTctcattcaaaaatataatgtgCTCAATCAGTTCTACTCAAACAAtagataacaaaaaataaataaattattccaaaataatagatcatttattatcataatcCGTCATCAAATtcccaattaattaaaattccaaTCAAATTCctttttgaatcaaattaatttctctttctaatttaaattaatttgattgccAATTAATTGCTAAAGACCATAAAAGaccataaaaaacaataaataatttggccgttgcagcacttaaaaatttgactgttggaatattaccgttgagcaacgtttcttttgcaataatctaaCATTATTACAACATTCATCACATAGAACATGCTCCCCGAATAACTTTAGTTGGTAGTTTTTGCTCATTCAAACAATTAACACACAGGTAATAAAATCTTCCTTTATTGTCCAGAACATTCATCTTTGCAAATTCAAGAAATTATTCTACTCTAATCTCATATTCATTTGTTGTGCATATAAAATTTATCCAATTCCAATCCATTATTTAAGTTAACAATAAggaaaggggaagaaaaaaTGGAAGTGATGGCCATTGAAATAGATAATTTATGCAAATAACAATCAGATTTGAAAGATGGTCACCAAAACATAAAGGAATAAAGTTGTAATCTAGAAATTATTGAGAGCATAAAAGGAAAAGGTATTGagtttgttagatatattatctttatcttttctttatagATTACTTTTGTCTATTTATTCTTTGACCATCCCAAAATTTGTTATTGATTCCTTAGCTCATCCTGGTTAGTGTCATGCTATGCTAGATGAACTAAGTGCTCTTCAGAAtagtggaacttgggagcttgtcccATTACCGTATGGAAAATTTGTTGTTGGTTGTGGGTGGGTTTTTGTTATCAAAGTTGGTCCTAGTGGAACTATTGATCGCCTCAAAGCTCGTTTTGTGGCCAAAGGTTACACACAAATTTCGGGATTGGATTATGGTAatactttttctccagtggCAAAGATGACATCTATTCGTTTATTTATAATCATGGCAACTCTTCAATAATGACCTCTTTATCAACTGCATTCCTTAACAGACATTTGCAAGAAGATATTTATATGAAGTAACCTTCAGGATTTATTGCTCAGGGAGAGGATTTTGGGTTGGTATGTCGTCTTCACAAATCATTATATGGACTAAAACAATCTCTTAGGGTCtggttttgaaaatttagtaacgttgttcaacaatttggtatgactcGGTGTGAGGCAGATCATTCAGTCTTTTACCGTCActatatttaataaagtttGATACGGTGAAATGGCAACTTGAAACTACCCAAGAAACCATCAAAAATTTGTTTGATGCCAACaacaagttgaagaagaatgTTGAAGAGGGTATTTCATCCTTTGTTGTGAAGTATAAAGTAGAATTAAATGAGAGTGAAAGTGTTAGCAAGAAGGGAGtttcataatttataaactatgtattaattatgcttggtttttatCAACTGGTTTTTCACTTGCTCATTAGTTTCCAAACTACATGGGAAAATGATTTGGTTTAGTTTAAATAGTTATGTCATATTGGTAGGCTTAAgtttcacaaaaacaaaaaagagacTTCGAGAAAATGGGCTAAATGTTTCACTTGAGTATTCCTTCCCAAGATGATAGAATCTTCTATGGAATGCTCTTTTCCACCCTTTTAATATCATTCTGATAAGTTTATCAGTTATGTCATTCATTGCCTGCAACACTCCAAATGAATTTATCATGCTCATGTTGGTTTTCATTAGTGTCACCCTTTGTTTCTATTAGGTTAGTCTTCCCTCAATTATGATACTCACACTCACACTCTCAAACCAAACCAACTCGCTCAAACCAAACTAATTGTtcaacaacatatattttaatgataattaacaTTAACAAGTATTACACAACCaccaaaaatttgaaaaagacacaagtaatgaaaaaacaaaacacaaagcTTACCAACAACGTAAGCGTCAAGAGCGAAATGGAGTAGGGAATACGCCACCAACGACGACTAAAGCATGGCCAACAACGAGCCACCAATGACAAGAGTGACTAACCGTGATAAACACGAGCGACGAAACCTTCGATGATAGGAGGTGAAACTGGTCGGTTTTGCGAGCAATAATAATGGGAGGTGAAACATGCACTTTATTAAAAGGTTGAGAAGTGAAACTGAAACacgaaaaagttgaaaaaaagaacattaaacattttatatcgATTATAGTGACTAACTCGTATAGAAAAACTTCTTTAATATTACGAAAATGCCAAATTATAAGTATAATCAGTATAGAAAGTGTtctattttattactattattaaaacttttttttactgTAAGTAGAAttgatatataatgttttaaaatatttactgtgttattgtataattttttatactaagtgaattataattagtataaaaaattatctataaaaaatatcttttctatAGTTATTTTGAGTCAACGACTAAAAGTGctaacataaaatcaaatatacttCGAAAATTTACACATGAACTAAAGCTTCAACAACCGAATTTACAATTTCTATAATATGAATCTTCTCAATGTAGATAAAGCTAATGAATTTGTACATATTTATTGTTGTGTAAGTAAACTTTATTTGTAAAGCTTTGACAATTGTAAATTTAGAAAACTAGGAGCAAGGAGTAACTTTGCAATACTCTTTTAATCAAAAGTTTTTccttgtaaaacaatttttttatttattttataatttagaaaaattgtgTACTTAGCCTATAAAGAAATCATGTACTTGTTAAATCTTAAGGGAAGATTAGTTAATAACCATGAACGGCTTTATTTCCCCGAGTAAGCATAAATGTTAGATAACAATacttataataaattgtaattagtgAAATGTTTTGTAAATTGAATATGAATTTTACATAGTTTAAATTAAGGTGAACTGacataaattttatgaaaaaaaaaattagaaaacaagtTTCAAAACCTTTATATAATTCCACGAGAGTCTAAttgactaaattttcaaaagttcccagaaacatttttaaaaactctaTTCAGTCTTCAGTAGTTGTTTTATGGAGTAGGTctgaattcaaattaaattatttaaactacGCGATTTCAGTTAACTATGTCTACTCTTACTTTAGACAAATGCCTCctgaattcaaaattatatttttcaactgaaataactttaatcaaaatatGGTTTCAAAATACTGCTTACAAACaagaatattgaaaaatattttttgaaacacttaaattttttacattcatatgacactactcttatttattttttattcttttctttcttaaaaaactacaaaactttatatttttttaaactattttacctttctattatgtgtcaaatgaatataaaagtatatcataatattattactcaaaaatattatataaattcaaatcaaTTATAAGGTATAAGAGGatgtaataaaatgataataataattagactacattttttttacaacattggTTATCATTTGATTCGTTTAAAATTACTTctcaactaataataataattataaatattaatataaatgacACATGTTGAAATAtcgtaaaaaaaaatcttatctaATTAGCATTATTCGATAAAATATCCCAATACTTTCCGGTGCTGCGCACTGCTCCGTCGTTATAAAGGAAAGCCACAAGAGGACAACAAAATTCGACCATTTTCGAATCATGTCATCGCATTTCAATTTCTTCTCCTCACTGAAACAGGTGCAGATGCGTAATTGTAATTCCAACAtcataaaatgttttcttttaatgaattttgagtTCTGAAAGTTTGATGCTTGTTCAGGTTGAAAAGAGGTTAAAATTAGACCAAACATCAGCAGCAATAGAATCTCAGATACAAGAAAGCACTTTGGGCTCTCCCATATTCCTCCAATCTAATTGTAGCCAGAACTGTCCCTCCCAAGACAGCAGTGAAGCTCCACAAGCATTCCTCTCCGTTCCCCAAGAATTTCCAGCAACCTATCAAAACCCTTCTCAAATAGATCATGTTACTCCTGTAAATGAAGCCGATGACGATGATGACGATATTGAGCAGTTAATGGAGCTTTTGGGATTATCAGAGGAACAAGAGCAAAGGGATGATAATTTTGATGATTGTGGTTCTTGTCACTGTGAAGGTGGATTTTATGCAAAAGTTGTTGGTGTGGAAGGGCCAAAGTGTAGGAAAGAGGTGGCGAGGTTAGATGGGTGGATAAAGCACTTTCTGAATGGTGGCGGGGAAGAGAAGCTAGAGCCCTTGAGATTGGCACACCTGCTTTTAGGGAAAGCCGCTTTTGTTTCTGATAGTGGTGCTTATAGAGAATTGGACTTCCCTTCAACCATTCAAGAATTTCTTCATACTGATTCTTCCTGTAATTGAGGCAACCCCCTTTTCTTATTACTCTTTAGCTTTGGTGTCTACTTTGTGGTATTCTTCTTTCTGATTGTTATGTGCAAAATGCAACTCTCTAGAAGCTTCAGAGCCTTTATGACTGATACAAAACTTCGAAGATTCTTTCACCGTGCCCCTTGGAATATTGGGCTATTAACTTCAAAGTAGTTTGTTATTTTTCGTTTCACATTAACTTCATTCTCCGTCTATTAAGAGAGGACATATCACTGTGTAATGTAAATGAGAAGAGAGTTGGGCGTAATGCAAGGGTTGGATAGAGTAACTTTTTGCTAAGTTTTGTTAGTTCGTCTTATTTCTTGTAAGATTATTATCATACAGTGTAGTTGGTAATTTTCCTGGTGGaattatgaaattttgtaaTGAAATATTCAAGTTACATTTGCATATAAAGCAAACATGGGGAAGgggagtgaaaaagaaaaagcatgcacaatagatgttatattACACATGCGAAGGATGGGTGGTAATTTCCTTGCATTTATTAAAAACTCTtgttttccattaaaaaaatattgcatgAATTTCATCTTAACTGGAAAACTAACATGGGTACAATAAGGCTTTGCTGTTTTTGAAGTCAACACTAATGTGGTAATGTggaatcatttaatttttcttctttaggaAAAGCAGCTCCAAGAATTTGTTGGTTGGTGGTGTTTATCATTTAGCAAGACAGTGTTGTTTGAAGCTTCACAAGGGCAGATAACACCTCATTCATATTGGGTCTCTGTTCAGGATCAGGTATGGTGCAACACAGAGATAGCTTAAAGAGCTCTGCCAACACTTCATCATAGTCTTTTGTTACATTCCAGGTCAACAAAGGATCCACAACATTCATAAGTTGTTCTGTTCCATCTGCAAGGGCTTTTGCCACTAATTCACGCAAAGTGATTGGCAAACCATTCTCTTCCGAGAGTCCTGTCGGCCTTCTTTTGGTTAGGAACTCCATTACTATGATACCAAAGCTGAACACATCTGCTTTAGTTGTCACTTTCCTCGTGTAGGCAAATTCTGAGAATTACACGCCAAAAATATCTTGTTTAGAGTATGAAACTTAAAAGCTTTTTGTGTACGAAGTTAATAAACTAAGAGGATTACAAACAGTAAAAGTTATATtcgatattttaaataaaactaggTGTTTATAATAGGCAAATTTGCTATCTCTTTTTGCACAAAGAAGGGAAATCTAAAGGGGATAGGGTTCTCCATGCTTATATGAATCTAATAGGAAATGCCTCTGCTTATCCCTTACACACAAGTCAGTTAGTTAAGCTTACCATTAACAAAAGCTGTTGGTAGCGTTGAAATGATAGTTATGCGGAATATGGTCATGCAGTCAATGTAATGAAGTCTTGGTGATGCTAACTTTTCTtaataaaacaatcaaatttGGCCTCATATgcatagaataaaaacagaaaatagaCACTAACACTTGTTCATGCCTAGAGCGTTTTTTTATGTTACTTAGGCTGATTATGAC
This genomic interval carries:
- the LOC106752887 gene encoding uncharacterized protein LOC106752887 isoform X2, whose protein sequence is MSSHFNFFSSLKQVEKRLKLDQTSAAIESQIQESTLGSPIFLQSNCSQNCPSQDSSEAPQAFLSVPQEFPATYQNPSQIDHVTPVNEADDDDDDIEQLMELLGLSEEQEQRDDNFDDCGSCHCEGGFYAKVVGVEGPKCRKEVARLDGWIKHFLNGGGEEKLEPLRLAHLLLGKAAFVSDSGAYRELDFPSTIQEFLHTDSS
- the LOC106752887 gene encoding uncharacterized protein LOC106752887 isoform X1; its protein translation is MSSHFNFFSSLKQVEKRLKLDQTSAAIESQIQESTLGSPIFLQSNCSQNCPSQDSSEAPQAFLSVPQEFPATYQNPSQIDHVTPVNEADDDDDDIEQLMELLGLSEEQEQRDDNFDDCGSCHCEGGFYAKVVGVEGPKCRKEVARLDGWIKHFLNGGGEEKLEPLRLAHLLLGKAAFVSDSGAYRELDFPSTIQEFLHTDSSCN